The Terriglobales bacterium genome has a segment encoding these proteins:
- a CDS encoding BlaI/MecI/CopY family transcriptional regulator, with the protein METALGRRERQIMDVLYRLGKASVADVLAALPDPPTYSAVRGMLRLLEDKGLVQHQQDGLKYVYLPTVEPAKARVSALRHLVTTFFGGSAQHAAAALLELDPKLSAHDRKRLTAMIKKAQQEGR; encoded by the coding sequence TTGGAAACCGCACTCGGCCGCCGCGAGCGCCAGATCATGGACGTCCTCTACCGCCTCGGCAAGGCCAGCGTCGCCGACGTCCTCGCCGCCCTTCCCGACCCGCCCACCTACTCCGCCGTCCGCGGCATGCTCCGCCTGCTCGAGGACAAAGGCCTCGTCCAGCACCAGCAGGACGGCCTCAAGTACGTCTACCTCCCCACCGTCGAGCCGGCCAAGGCGCGCGTCTCCGCCCTCCGCCACCTCGTCACCACGTTCTTCGGCGGCTCCGCGCAGCACGCCGCCGCCGCCCTGCTCGAGCTCGACCCCAAGCTTTCCGCGCACGACCGCAAGCGCCTCACCGCCATGATCAAGAAGGCCCAGCAGGAGGGACGTTAG
- a CDS encoding M56 family metallopeptidase: MPHIPTLELFSRATLALLFDITLKATFVLALALAAERLLRRRSAAVRHLVLVAALAAIAALPFAARFLPTISTTWLPSVTLPAVAPVTEVAAPPMQAATRPSAVQAPVKNDFANNDATAKSAQQPATTKHAQQPAKGSAAAVTTTTPRSVAPPSGSATTAPAPPPARWPLWLAAAWLLGVSFFTGRVLLGIFRLRGVLARGAAITDPRWTARLRQVTAAMSIRRPVQLLESADVDVPITTGVIYPRVVLPPDAADWSEARALAVLNHELAHVKRLDALTQLLAQAALALHWFNPLAWLAARQMRLEREKACDDFVLAAGARPSEYAHDLLEIVAQLGAKREYAVALAMARKSQFEGRLLALLDPRRNRQALSRAAVLGTALLAAALVLPLAAMQPQQDAPPIPPAPPSPPAAAAPPAQPAPPAPPDADENTLVFGDEALADEQPTPAPTPEAIPPGGMFGSESLAPVAMPAPATTPPPSAAPRAGSGSGSGYGYGYASTPTPAVPPAPSAPSAPSAPAPMMGGGFPDPDCKSSSKTTNVSMSHNTDDNGYQTMNGTWTRGECTLRIHAAGKLAFSADGMQLLGITPDDGFFDVTEVISGATRRVKVEPSAGGLKYTYWRNAQPQEFDAAAREWFGRFMLEFERHTGFSAATRVPMLLQRGGPNAVLNEVDQIESDYVAALYLRTMLDTTKVDAATLRRTLEQAGRQIGSDYEKARILMVIAQKYPLDDEAGRSAFLTSADSLKSDYEHARVLVEILKRPGMSKENARMALASAAKLNSDYERARVLMTMLDARLVDPTMQEMFFNAANGIKSDYEHSRTLIGLLDKVPLSQPIVVRLLQATASINSDYERARVLTSTASKYAVTGEAKNAYLRAANGIKSEYERNRALSALLNSTRM; the protein is encoded by the coding sequence ATGCCGCACATTCCGACACTCGAACTCTTCTCGCGCGCGACTCTCGCGCTCCTGTTCGACATCACCCTGAAGGCGACCTTCGTCCTCGCCCTCGCGCTGGCCGCCGAGCGCCTGCTCCGCCGCCGCTCCGCCGCCGTGCGCCACCTCGTGCTCGTCGCCGCGCTCGCCGCCATCGCCGCCCTCCCCTTCGCCGCGCGCTTCCTGCCCACCATCTCGACCACGTGGCTGCCGAGCGTGACCCTGCCCGCCGTCGCGCCGGTGACGGAAGTCGCCGCGCCGCCGATGCAAGCCGCCACCCGACCGAGCGCAGTGCAAGCGCCAGTCAAGAATGATTTCGCGAACAACGACGCCACCGCGAAGTCCGCCCAGCAGCCCGCGACCACGAAGCACGCGCAGCAGCCGGCGAAAGGATCCGCCGCCGCCGTCACGACCACGACACCGCGCTCCGTTGCTCCGCCCTCCGGCTCCGCCACGACCGCGCCGGCACCGCCGCCCGCGCGCTGGCCGCTGTGGCTCGCCGCCGCCTGGCTCCTCGGCGTCTCCTTCTTCACCGGACGCGTGCTGCTGGGGATCTTCCGCCTGCGCGGCGTGCTCGCCCGCGGCGCCGCCATCACCGATCCGCGCTGGACCGCGCGCCTCCGCCAGGTCACCGCGGCGATGAGCATCCGCCGCCCCGTGCAGCTGCTCGAATCCGCCGACGTCGACGTCCCCATCACCACCGGCGTCATCTACCCGCGCGTCGTGCTGCCGCCCGACGCCGCCGACTGGTCCGAAGCCCGCGCGCTCGCCGTCCTCAACCACGAGCTCGCCCACGTCAAGCGCCTCGACGCCCTCACGCAGCTCCTCGCGCAAGCCGCGCTCGCCCTCCACTGGTTCAATCCGCTGGCGTGGCTCGCCGCCCGCCAGATGCGTCTCGAGCGCGAGAAGGCGTGCGACGACTTCGTCCTCGCCGCCGGCGCGCGCCCCAGCGAGTACGCCCACGACCTGCTCGAGATCGTCGCGCAGCTCGGCGCCAAGCGCGAATACGCCGTCGCGCTCGCCATGGCCCGCAAGTCGCAGTTCGAAGGCCGCCTGCTCGCGCTGCTCGACCCGCGCCGCAACCGCCAGGCCCTCTCGCGCGCCGCCGTGCTCGGCACCGCGCTGCTCGCCGCCGCGCTCGTGCTGCCGCTCGCCGCCATGCAGCCGCAGCAGGACGCGCCTCCGATTCCGCCCGCGCCGCCCAGCCCCCCGGCCGCCGCCGCGCCTCCGGCGCAGCCGGCTCCGCCCGCGCCGCCCGACGCCGACGAAAACACGCTGGTCTTCGGTGACGAAGCGCTCGCCGACGAGCAGCCCACTCCCGCTCCCACTCCCGAAGCCATCCCGCCCGGCGGGATGTTCGGCAGCGAGAGCCTCGCCCCCGTCGCCATGCCCGCGCCCGCCACCACGCCCCCGCCCTCCGCCGCGCCCCGTGCCGGCAGCGGCTCCGGCAGCGGTTACGGATACGGTTACGCGAGCACTCCGACGCCCGCGGTACCGCCCGCGCCTTCCGCTCCGTCGGCGCCTTCGGCCCCCGCGCCCATGATGGGCGGCGGCTTCCCCGATCCCGATTGCAAGTCGTCGTCGAAGACCACCAACGTCAGCATGAGCCACAACACTGACGACAACGGTTACCAGACGATGAATGGCACCTGGACGCGCGGCGAGTGCACCCTGCGCATCCACGCCGCCGGCAAGCTCGCCTTCAGCGCCGACGGCATGCAACTGCTCGGCATCACCCCCGACGACGGCTTCTTCGATGTCACCGAGGTCATCAGCGGCGCCACCCGCCGCGTCAAGGTCGAGCCCTCCGCCGGCGGACTCAAGTACACCTACTGGCGCAACGCGCAGCCGCAAGAGTTCGACGCCGCCGCGCGCGAGTGGTTCGGCCGCTTCATGCTCGAGTTCGAGCGGCACACCGGTTTCTCGGCGGCGACCCGCGTGCCGATGCTGCTCCAGCGCGGCGGCCCCAACGCGGTGCTGAACGAGGTCGACCAGATCGAGAGCGACTACGTCGCCGCGCTCTACCTCCGCACCATGCTCGACACGACCAAGGTGGACGCCGCCACGCTCCGCCGCACGCTCGAGCAGGCCGGCCGCCAGATCGGCTCCGACTACGAGAAGGCGCGCATCCTCATGGTCATCGCGCAAAAGTATCCGCTCGACGACGAGGCCGGCCGCTCCGCCTTCCTCACCAGCGCCGACTCGCTCAAGAGCGACTACGAGCACGCCCGTGTCCTGGTCGAGATCCTCAAGCGCCCCGGCATGTCGAAGGAGAACGCCCGCATGGCGCTCGCCTCCGCCGCCAAGCTCAACTCGGATTACGAGCGCGCCCGCGTCCTCATGACCATGCTCGACGCCCGCCTCGTCGACCCGACCATGCAGGAGATGTTCTTCAACGCCGCCAACGGCATCAAGAGCGACTACGAACACTCCCGCACCCTCATCGGCCTGCTCGACAAGGTGCCGCTCAGCCAGCCCATCGTCGTTCGCCTGCTCCAGGCGACCGCGTCCATCAACTCCGACTACGAGCGCGCCCGCGTCCTGACCTCGACCGCCTCGAAGTACGCCGTCACCGGCGAGGCCAAGAACGCCTACCTCCGCGCCGCCAACGGCATCAAGAGCGAGTACGAGCGCAACCGCGCCCTCTCGGCGCTGCTGAACTCGACCCGCATGTAG
- the murJ gene encoding murein biosynthesis integral membrane protein MurJ, translated as MAEDRPPSFAARALRLLRPSHEHSAYSATVLLMAAVLLSRVIGYVREAYIAWAFGAGPQTDAYVAAFTLPDWLNYLVAGGTASITFISIFTRYSAEGREEQAQKAFNIVVTVMTAVLLAGVGLAELFTPQIERLLFPRFSPEQLAECVRLTRILLPAQIFFYVGGVVSAVLLSRRLFLFPALGPLLYNVGIIAGGVLLSRRMGIASLAVGAVAGAVAGPFLINVIGAARGGLRFSLDFDTSHPGFREWVRLTIPLMLGVSLVTADEWILRFFASGGSGDITRLNYAKRLFAVPVAVLGQAAGQASLPFFARLWGEQRRDEFAATVNASIYRVSALALVASAWMAAAALPLVDLVYRRGMFKPSDSHETAILFFWFALSLPFWAAQGLYARAFYAAGNTMTPMVAGTIVTVASLPLYSALFARYGVAGLAIASDLGILLHTLVLAALLHARGLVLLTGLRWGELGKAIFAGTVAAVASFGASKFVYLDGTRWADLENLALVTLTWAAVVAVVLWVTGSELLGMLWRRLGPPDPAPADAAREERGTAP; from the coding sequence ATGGCTGAAGACCGCCCGCCGTCCTTCGCCGCCCGCGCGCTCCGGCTGCTCCGGCCCTCGCACGAGCATTCGGCGTACTCCGCGACCGTCCTGCTCATGGCCGCGGTGCTGCTCTCGCGCGTCATCGGCTACGTGCGCGAGGCCTACATCGCCTGGGCTTTCGGCGCCGGCCCCCAGACCGACGCCTACGTCGCCGCCTTCACCCTCCCCGACTGGCTCAACTACCTCGTCGCCGGCGGCACCGCCTCCATCACCTTCATCTCCATCTTCACGCGCTACTCCGCCGAGGGCAGGGAAGAGCAGGCTCAGAAGGCTTTCAACATCGTCGTCACCGTCATGACGGCCGTGCTGCTCGCGGGCGTCGGCCTCGCCGAGCTCTTCACGCCGCAGATCGAGCGGCTCCTCTTCCCCAGGTTCTCGCCCGAGCAGTTGGCCGAGTGCGTCCGCCTGACCCGCATCCTGCTGCCTGCGCAGATCTTCTTCTACGTCGGCGGCGTGGTCTCCGCCGTGCTGCTCTCGCGCCGCCTGTTCCTCTTTCCCGCGCTCGGGCCGCTGCTCTACAACGTCGGCATCATCGCGGGCGGCGTCCTGCTCTCGCGCCGGATGGGGATCGCCTCGCTCGCCGTCGGCGCCGTCGCCGGCGCGGTTGCCGGACCATTCCTCATCAACGTCATCGGCGCCGCCAGGGGCGGCCTGCGCTTCTCGCTCGACTTCGACACCTCCCACCCCGGCTTCCGCGAGTGGGTGCGCCTGACCATCCCGCTGATGCTCGGCGTCTCGCTCGTCACCGCCGACGAGTGGATCCTGCGCTTCTTCGCCTCCGGCGGCTCCGGCGACATCACCCGCCTCAACTACGCCAAGCGCCTGTTCGCCGTGCCGGTCGCCGTCCTCGGGCAAGCCGCCGGACAGGCTTCGCTCCCGTTCTTCGCGCGACTCTGGGGCGAGCAGCGCCGCGACGAGTTCGCTGCCACCGTCAATGCCTCCATTTACCGCGTGAGCGCGCTCGCTCTGGTCGCCAGCGCCTGGATGGCCGCCGCCGCCCTCCCGCTCGTCGACCTCGTCTATCGCCGCGGCATGTTCAAGCCCTCCGATTCTCACGAGACCGCCATCCTCTTCTTCTGGTTCGCGCTTTCGCTGCCCTTCTGGGCCGCGCAGGGCCTCTACGCCCGCGCCTTCTACGCCGCCGGCAACACCATGACCCCGATGGTCGCCGGCACCATCGTCACCGTCGCCTCGCTCCCGCTCTACTCCGCGCTCTTCGCGCGCTACGGCGTCGCCGGCCTCGCCATCGCCTCCGACCTCGGCATCCTGCTCCACACCCTCGTCCTCGCCGCGCTCCTGCACGCGCGCGGGCTGGTGCTGCTCACCGGATTGCGCTGGGGAGAACTGGGGAAGGCCATCTTCGCCGGCACCGTCGCCGCGGTCGCCAGCTTCGGCGCCTCGAAGTTCGTCTACCTCGACGGCACCCGCTGGGCCGACCTCGAGAACCTTGCCCTCGTTACGCTGACCTGGGCGGCCGTGGTCGCCGTCGTGCTTTGGGTGACTGGGTCGGAGCTGCTGGGAATGTTGTGGCGCCGCCTCGGCCCGCCCGACCCCGCGCCTGCCGACGCCGCCCGCGAAGAGCGCGGTACCGCCCCCTAA
- a CDS encoding polymer-forming cytoskeletal protein: MTNPQNLNPMGEPTPASAPRNAALNTNEQATIGKSLVIKGEVTGSESLYIDGRVEGAINLAGNRVTVGRNGVVNANVVAREIVVIGKVKGNLNASDRVDIRNEGSLTGDVVAQRISIEDGAFFKGGIDIQKPGQRANGKSDEKMPSTTASSTTAAAASA, encoded by the coding sequence ATGACGAATCCGCAGAACCTGAATCCGATGGGCGAGCCCACGCCGGCCAGCGCGCCGCGCAACGCCGCTCTCAATACCAACGAACAGGCCACCATCGGGAAGTCGCTCGTGATCAAGGGCGAGGTCACCGGTTCTGAGTCTCTGTACATCGACGGGCGCGTGGAAGGCGCGATCAACCTGGCCGGCAACCGCGTGACGGTGGGCCGCAACGGCGTGGTGAACGCCAACGTGGTGGCGCGGGAGATCGTGGTGATCGGCAAGGTGAAGGGCAACCTGAACGCCTCGGACCGGGTCGACATCCGCAACGAAGGGTCGCTGACCGGCGACGTGGTGGCGCAGCGCATCTCGATCGAAGATGGCGCGTTCTTCAAGGGCGGCATCGACATCCAGAAGCCGGGCCAGCGCGCCAACGGGAAGTCGGACGAGAAGATGCCGTCGACGACGGCGAGCTCGACGACGGCGGCTGCCGCCAGCGCCTAG